A window of Rhinatrema bivittatum chromosome 2, aRhiBiv1.1, whole genome shotgun sequence contains these coding sequences:
- the LOC115083856 gene encoding zinc finger protein 585A-like isoform X2 has product MLSERDADYTSSCFGWERKRRSQSIKEKQENSTEDSALSEQRARNITHPVEEQRNLTIEERCVHNVCGILFRDPVTRKSQQKSNTEERASTSSDCGNTFRQKEEVQVQRKICTREIPFTCSEGGRGFSSKQALMQHQKINKGERLYTSAEHSKGVITKASLTKYKKSFTEERTVSYTDDDESFNKTKNFTRDPKFEEGDRQNSSNECNKSFCEKKVFSSNTKTHTGEMLFFSTQLEKHFSRMADLSKHQNSHEEDKQLKCTEFCKSFSQKEQLPSYQGIHTGEKLFTCAECGKSFSRKQALTIHQRIHTGVKPFICTECGKSFNQKGNLTLHERLHTGEKPFMCTDCGKCFSHKHALTIHQRTHTGEKPFTCVVCDKGFRRKQALTIHQRIHTGVKPFICTECGKSFNQKGNLTLHQRTHTGEKQFTCADCGKSFSNKKSCTIHQRTHTGEKPFTCITCGKSFSYKYSLTIHQTKHKGEKPFACPECGKSFSYKQPLTVHQRIHKGVKPFVCIECGKSFIQKAHLTLHQRIHTGEKPYRCTDCDKSFSHKQALAFHQRSHTGEKPFTCAVCGKNFRGKQALTIHQRIHKGVRPFICTECGKSFIQKAHLILHQRFHTGEKPFICSDCGKSFSHKQALKKHQRTHTGEKPFICSVCGKCFRGKQPLTIHQRIHTGVKPYLCTECGKSFNQKGNLTLHQKIHTGEKPFTCTDCGKSFSNKKALTIHHRTHTGEKPFICVTCGKRFSHKYNLTIHQRKHKGVKPFICTECGKSFIQKAHLTLHQRFHTGEKPFPCSDCGKSFSRKQALTIHQRTHTGEKPFTCTTCGKSFSHSYTLNLHQRKHNEDKPFACADCGKSFSYKKLLTVHQRIHKGIKPYLCTEYGKSFIWKDYFTQHCNTNGGEKHKGVKLLTCPEYGTTFSHKQRLTFHHGLPKGLKAFICINCGKSFSHKPALIVHQRMHTGEKSFTCSHCGKNFRHKQAFTVHQRMHSA; this is encoded by the coding sequence ATGTTATCAGAAAGAGATGCAGATTATACTTCTTCCTGTTTTGGCTGGGAGAGAAAGCGCAGGAGTCAATCCatcaaagaaaagcaagaaaattcAACAGAAGACTCTGCTTTGAGTGAGCAAAGAGCCAGAAATATCACACACCCAGTGGAAGAGCAAAGAAACCTGACAATAGAAGAGAGATGTGTACATAATGTATGTGGGATACTATTCAGGGATCCTGTGACTCGGAAATCACAGCAGAAATCTAACACTGAAGAGAGAGCATCTACATCTTCAGACTGTGGGAACACCTTCAGGCAAAAGGAAGAAGTACAGGTACAACGGAAAATATGCACAAGAGAGATACCTTTTACGTGTTCTGAGGGTGGGAGAGGTTTCAGTAGCAAGCAAGcactaatgcaacaccagaaaatcaacaaaggagaGAGACTGTATACGAGTGCAGAGCATTCAAAAGGCGTTATTACTAAAGCAAGCCTCACAAAATACAAGAAAAGTTTCacagaagagagaacagtgtcATATACAGATGATGATGAAAGCTTCAATAAGACAAAAAACTTCACAAGAGACCCAAAATTCGAGGAAGGAGACAGACAGAATTCAAGTAATGAATGCAATAAAAGCTTCTGTGAGAAGAAAGTGTTTTCAAGTAATACAAAAACCCATACTGGTGAGATGCTATTCTTTTCTACACAATTGGAAAAACACTTCAGTAGGATGGCAGACCTCTCAAAACACCAGAACAGCCACGAAGAAGACAAACAATTAAAATGTACTGAGTTTTGTAAAAGCTTTAGTCAGAAGGAACAGCTGCCAAGCTACCAaggaatccacactggagagaaattgttcacatgtgctgagtgtggtaaaagctttagccGCAAGCAAGCTCTCACAatccatcagagaatccacacaggagtaaaaccatttatatgtacggagtgtggtaaaagctttaatcAGAAGGGAAACCTCACACTACATGAAAGATtgcacactggagagaaaccttTTATGTGTACTGATTGCGGTAAATGCTTTAGTCACAAGCATGCTCTCACAATCCACCAGAGAACACATACTGGAGAGAAACCCTTCACTTGTGTTGTGTGTGATAAAGGTTTTAGACGCAAGCAGGCTCTCACAattcaccagagaatccacacaggagtgaaaccatttatatgtactgagtgtggCAAAAGCTTTAATCAGAAAGGAAACCTCACTCTGCACCAGCgaacccacacaggagagaagcaaTTTACATGTGCTGATTGTGGTAAAAGTTTTAGTAATAAGAAATCTTGCACAATCCACCAGAGAActcatactggagaaaaaccctTCACATGTATTacatgtggtaaaagcttcagttaTAAGTATAGTCTTACCATTCACCAGACAAAACACAAAGGTGAGAAACCTTTTGCGTGtcctgagtgtggtaaaagcttcagttaTAAACAACCTCTTACAGTGCACCAGAGAATTCACAAAGGAGTTAAACCGTTTGTATGTattgaatgtgggaaaagcttcattcAGAAGGCACATCTCACACTCCATCAGAGaattcacacaggagagaaaccatataGATGTACTGattgtgataaaagcttcagtcatAAGCAAGCTCTTGCATTTCACCAGAGATCCCATACTGGAGAGAAACCTTTCACATGTGCTGTGTGTGGTAAAAACTTTAGAGGGAAGCAAGCTCTCAcaatccaccagagaatccataaAGGTGTGAGACCATttatatgtactgagtgtggtaaaagctttattCAGAAAGCACACCTCATACTGCACCAGAGGTTtcacacaggagaaaaaccatttataTGTAGTgattgtggtaaaagcttcagtcataAGCAAGCTCTGAAAAAGCACCAGAGAACACATACTGGAGAGAAACCCTTCATATGTAGTGTGTGTGGTAAATGTTTTAGAGGTAAGCAGCCTCTCACAATCCACCAGCGAATACACACAGGAGTGAAACCATATCTATGCACTGAGTGTGGCAAAAGCTTTAATCAGAAGGGAAACCTCACACTGCACCAGAAAATTCacacaggtgagaaaccatttacatgtactgattgtggtaaaagctttagtaaTAAGAAGGCTCTTACAATCCACCACAGAACCCACACAGGTGAAAAACCCTTCATATGTGTCACATGCGGTAAAAGATTCAGTCATAAGTATAATCTCACTATCCACCAGAGAAAACACAAAGGAGTGAAACCCTttatatgtactgagtgtggtaaaagctttattCAGAAGGCACACCTTACACTGCACCAGAGAtttcacacaggagagaaaccatttccaTGTAGTGATTGTGGAAAAAGCTTCAGTCGTAAGCAAGCTCTCACAATCCACCAGAGAACACACACTGGAGAGAAGCCCTTCACATGTACTACATGCGGAAAAAGCTTTAGTCATTCATACACACTGAACCTCCACCAGAGAAAACACAATGAAGATAAACCATTTGCATGTGCTgattgtggtaaaagcttcagttacAAAAAACTTCTCACAGTCCATCAGAGAATACATAAAGGAATTAAACCGTATCTATGTACTGAGTATGGTAAAAGCTTTATTTGGAAGGATTATTTTACACAGCACTGCAACACCAATGGTGGAGAAAAACACAAAGGAGTGAAACTCTTGACATGTCCTGAGTATGGTACAACCTTCAGTCATAAGCAACGTCTCACTTTCCACCATGGACTCCCTAAAGGATTGAAAGCATTTATATGTATTaattgtggtaaaagctttagtcatAAGCCAGCGCTTATAGTTCACCAGAGAATGCATACTGGAGAGAAATCATTTACATGTAGTCATTGTGGTAAAAATTTCAGACATAAGCAAGCTTTCACAGTCCACCAGAGAATGCACAGTGCATGA
- the LOC115083856 gene encoding zinc finger protein 585A-like isoform X1 produces MKENYETLISLGSGSPSVAPDIISHIERGEEPYIRDEPGSEERGTGRSSCSENDAPRYVNTDTHHWELSENSEGSKMLSERDADYTSSCFGWERKRRSQSIKEKQENSTEDSALSEQRARNITHPVEEQRNLTIEERCVHNVCGILFRDPVTRKSQQKSNTEERASTSSDCGNTFRQKEEVQVQRKICTREIPFTCSEGGRGFSSKQALMQHQKINKGERLYTSAEHSKGVITKASLTKYKKSFTEERTVSYTDDDESFNKTKNFTRDPKFEEGDRQNSSNECNKSFCEKKVFSSNTKTHTGEMLFFSTQLEKHFSRMADLSKHQNSHEEDKQLKCTEFCKSFSQKEQLPSYQGIHTGEKLFTCAECGKSFSRKQALTIHQRIHTGVKPFICTECGKSFNQKGNLTLHERLHTGEKPFMCTDCGKCFSHKHALTIHQRTHTGEKPFTCVVCDKGFRRKQALTIHQRIHTGVKPFICTECGKSFNQKGNLTLHQRTHTGEKQFTCADCGKSFSNKKSCTIHQRTHTGEKPFTCITCGKSFSYKYSLTIHQTKHKGEKPFACPECGKSFSYKQPLTVHQRIHKGVKPFVCIECGKSFIQKAHLTLHQRIHTGEKPYRCTDCDKSFSHKQALAFHQRSHTGEKPFTCAVCGKNFRGKQALTIHQRIHKGVRPFICTECGKSFIQKAHLILHQRFHTGEKPFICSDCGKSFSHKQALKKHQRTHTGEKPFICSVCGKCFRGKQPLTIHQRIHTGVKPYLCTECGKSFNQKGNLTLHQKIHTGEKPFTCTDCGKSFSNKKALTIHHRTHTGEKPFICVTCGKRFSHKYNLTIHQRKHKGVKPFICTECGKSFIQKAHLTLHQRFHTGEKPFPCSDCGKSFSRKQALTIHQRTHTGEKPFTCTTCGKSFSHSYTLNLHQRKHNEDKPFACADCGKSFSYKKLLTVHQRIHKGIKPYLCTEYGKSFIWKDYFTQHCNTNGGEKHKGVKLLTCPEYGTTFSHKQRLTFHHGLPKGLKAFICINCGKSFSHKPALIVHQRMHTGEKSFTCSHCGKNFRHKQAFTVHQRMHSA; encoded by the exons atgaaggagaattatgagaccctcatCTCTCTGG GATCAGGCTCTCCGAGCGTCGCCCCTGATATTATATCCCACATTGAACGAGGAGAGGAGCCATACATCAGGGATGAGCCGGGATCAGAGGAAAGAGGAACTGGGagaagcagctgctcag aaaATGACGCTCCCAGATACGTTAACACAGACACACATCACTGGGAACTCAGTGAGAATTCAGAGGGGAGCAAGATGTTATCAGAAAGAGATGCAGATTATACTTCTTCCTGTTTTGGCTGGGAGAGAAAGCGCAGGAGTCAATCCatcaaagaaaagcaagaaaattcAACAGAAGACTCTGCTTTGAGTGAGCAAAGAGCCAGAAATATCACACACCCAGTGGAAGAGCAAAGAAACCTGACAATAGAAGAGAGATGTGTACATAATGTATGTGGGATACTATTCAGGGATCCTGTGACTCGGAAATCACAGCAGAAATCTAACACTGAAGAGAGAGCATCTACATCTTCAGACTGTGGGAACACCTTCAGGCAAAAGGAAGAAGTACAGGTACAACGGAAAATATGCACAAGAGAGATACCTTTTACGTGTTCTGAGGGTGGGAGAGGTTTCAGTAGCAAGCAAGcactaatgcaacaccagaaaatcaacaaaggagaGAGACTGTATACGAGTGCAGAGCATTCAAAAGGCGTTATTACTAAAGCAAGCCTCACAAAATACAAGAAAAGTTTCacagaagagagaacagtgtcATATACAGATGATGATGAAAGCTTCAATAAGACAAAAAACTTCACAAGAGACCCAAAATTCGAGGAAGGAGACAGACAGAATTCAAGTAATGAATGCAATAAAAGCTTCTGTGAGAAGAAAGTGTTTTCAAGTAATACAAAAACCCATACTGGTGAGATGCTATTCTTTTCTACACAATTGGAAAAACACTTCAGTAGGATGGCAGACCTCTCAAAACACCAGAACAGCCACGAAGAAGACAAACAATTAAAATGTACTGAGTTTTGTAAAAGCTTTAGTCAGAAGGAACAGCTGCCAAGCTACCAaggaatccacactggagagaaattgttcacatgtgctgagtgtggtaaaagctttagccGCAAGCAAGCTCTCACAatccatcagagaatccacacaggagtaaaaccatttatatgtacggagtgtggtaaaagctttaatcAGAAGGGAAACCTCACACTACATGAAAGATtgcacactggagagaaaccttTTATGTGTACTGATTGCGGTAAATGCTTTAGTCACAAGCATGCTCTCACAATCCACCAGAGAACACATACTGGAGAGAAACCCTTCACTTGTGTTGTGTGTGATAAAGGTTTTAGACGCAAGCAGGCTCTCACAattcaccagagaatccacacaggagtgaaaccatttatatgtactgagtgtggCAAAAGCTTTAATCAGAAAGGAAACCTCACTCTGCACCAGCgaacccacacaggagagaagcaaTTTACATGTGCTGATTGTGGTAAAAGTTTTAGTAATAAGAAATCTTGCACAATCCACCAGAGAActcatactggagaaaaaccctTCACATGTATTacatgtggtaaaagcttcagttaTAAGTATAGTCTTACCATTCACCAGACAAAACACAAAGGTGAGAAACCTTTTGCGTGtcctgagtgtggtaaaagcttcagttaTAAACAACCTCTTACAGTGCACCAGAGAATTCACAAAGGAGTTAAACCGTTTGTATGTattgaatgtgggaaaagcttcattcAGAAGGCACATCTCACACTCCATCAGAGaattcacacaggagagaaaccatataGATGTACTGattgtgataaaagcttcagtcatAAGCAAGCTCTTGCATTTCACCAGAGATCCCATACTGGAGAGAAACCTTTCACATGTGCTGTGTGTGGTAAAAACTTTAGAGGGAAGCAAGCTCTCAcaatccaccagagaatccataaAGGTGTGAGACCATttatatgtactgagtgtggtaaaagctttattCAGAAAGCACACCTCATACTGCACCAGAGGTTtcacacaggagaaaaaccatttataTGTAGTgattgtggtaaaagcttcagtcataAGCAAGCTCTGAAAAAGCACCAGAGAACACATACTGGAGAGAAACCCTTCATATGTAGTGTGTGTGGTAAATGTTTTAGAGGTAAGCAGCCTCTCACAATCCACCAGCGAATACACACAGGAGTGAAACCATATCTATGCACTGAGTGTGGCAAAAGCTTTAATCAGAAGGGAAACCTCACACTGCACCAGAAAATTCacacaggtgagaaaccatttacatgtactgattgtggtaaaagctttagtaaTAAGAAGGCTCTTACAATCCACCACAGAACCCACACAGGTGAAAAACCCTTCATATGTGTCACATGCGGTAAAAGATTCAGTCATAAGTATAATCTCACTATCCACCAGAGAAAACACAAAGGAGTGAAACCCTttatatgtactgagtgtggtaaaagctttattCAGAAGGCACACCTTACACTGCACCAGAGAtttcacacaggagagaaaccatttccaTGTAGTGATTGTGGAAAAAGCTTCAGTCGTAAGCAAGCTCTCACAATCCACCAGAGAACACACACTGGAGAGAAGCCCTTCACATGTACTACATGCGGAAAAAGCTTTAGTCATTCATACACACTGAACCTCCACCAGAGAAAACACAATGAAGATAAACCATTTGCATGTGCTgattgtggtaaaagcttcagttacAAAAAACTTCTCACAGTCCATCAGAGAATACATAAAGGAATTAAACCGTATCTATGTACTGAGTATGGTAAAAGCTTTATTTGGAAGGATTATTTTACACAGCACTGCAACACCAATGGTGGAGAAAAACACAAAGGAGTGAAACTCTTGACATGTCCTGAGTATGGTACAACCTTCAGTCATAAGCAACGTCTCACTTTCCACCATGGACTCCCTAAAGGATTGAAAGCATTTATATGTATTaattgtggtaaaagctttagtcatAAGCCAGCGCTTATAGTTCACCAGAGAATGCATACTGGAGAGAAATCATTTACATGTAGTCATTGTGGTAAAAATTTCAGACATAAGCAAGCTTTCACAGTCCACCAGAGAATGCACAGTGCATGA